Within the Sediminitomix flava genome, the region TTCTAAGCCAAATTTTGTTTCAAATGAATACTGCTCCAAATACTCAATATCTTCTTCTCTTAAGTGATAAAACTCTTGAACACCCAAAAGTTTGATCCCTTTTATCGTTTCCAATAACTCTTGAAATTCACTCTTTAAAATTGGTTTGTCTGTTTCTAATTCCTTTTGAATAACGTAAATATCTCTTTCGTCGTGTTGAAATAAATCAAATGCAATTCTAAGAGGTAACTTGTACTTATTGCAGACTGCTTTCCAATTAGCTTCACTCAATGAACTGACACTTATAGAATCTATGTCTATTCCAAATTCTAAAAGATTTTCTGATTTGAAAGAAATAATTGACTCTTGATTAGGAGCAAGCTTATTAAAGCTAATTTCATCTATTTCAGAATATGGTATTATTAAATCTTTCTTTGGTTTAGGAAATTCAACTACAAGCTTATTCTCATCCACCATTACTGAAACTTCATTAGGCATAACTATAATCCAATCATGATAAATAAAGTATGTGTTTAAAAGAATTATAAAAGTGCTTACTATAAGAATAACAATTAAAATATTTTGTTGGAGTACATCCAAAGAATTAGCTGCTAGAGCAGCAAGTATTGCCAATATTATAAATATGACTGCCTTCCTTTGACGATTTAAAGTCAGCGAAAAATTTTCTTGTCTTGTACGAAAAAATGGATTCTTATAGTTCATTAGCTTGTTTATTATACCTCACAACGACTCGGGCATGGTGTCGCAGGTAGGTTGCGTCGCATACCTAACTGTGCAATATGCCCCTTGTTACCGCTATTTTTTATTTATTTTTCAACTATGCAGAATGTTTAAAACTTATGATTTTCAAAGCTCTGCAAAACATTTTTCTTTTTTTACGCTTTGTTTTTCATTTCAAAACGTTCCGATTTTTAAAGTCAATTCCTTCTTTTACAGCTCTTTTATGAGTGTAAAATCTAATCGAAAATTCATTTATAGAATCTGATTAAATCCTAAAATCTATAGTTTGAAAAGATCAAATCGAAATACAAATTGGTTGGTTATCCGATAAAAAATCTGATTACAATAAAATCGAAATGTAGAAAAATCAAATCCAAAAATCGTATTTAAATCCGCTAAAATCTAAATGGAATATTCGGTTTAAAAATCCAAGAATCTAAAAAATTACGCAGAAAAATAAAGTCCAACTTATATTTCAGAATCTTGCCTAAATTGATCAAAAAGCACTGACCTTGTTTGATTTAAAGAAACAATTTCCACTAAAAATTTTATCGAATTTGGACTTTTTTAATTTGCTTAGCGGTAACGACTCGGGCATGGTGTCGCAGGCAGGTTGCGTCGCAACTGACCTGTGCAATATGCCCCTTGTTATGGTGATTTATTTAAATTTTTCTTTATCCTTAAAATAATGTAAGACTCCACCAAAACAGTCATATTCCCCTGTTAGGATTCCTTCATTAAATAATAGATGTGCTAAAAGTTTCATTTCTTCATCTGAGCTTGTCCTAACATTCCATTCATCTTGTTTTAAAATCTCAGTACTTAAGTTACTTAGATCATACAACATGCTTACACTATCTAACTTATCTGTTGGATAATCATAAAATCTAACGTTAAGTAATGCGTCAACATTCTTAAACTCAAAAAAACGATTTGATTCCAATAACAACTTTCTCGACTCACTCAAAGACTTATCCGAATAATCAAGGTTAAATTCGCGATGAATTGCCCCTTTTAAGAAATCCGCAGTCGTACAAATTTCTTTTACATTTCCAGTATTTAGATCTCTTATTTTACAAACCACAAAATATGAGAACGTACTTTCACTTTGTACTGCAATTGAGAACAATTCATTTTTTTTCTCATCTGAAGCTTGAAAAATAGAGAATACAATTAAAAAAGTCAGAAATACTGTTTTCATGTTTTATTTCACCATAACGTATCGGGCATGGTATCGCAGGCAGATTGCGTCGCATAGCTGCCTGTGGAATATGCCCCTTGTTATCTCTCTTTTTTATTACTTAAATTCAATTCGTTGAAAGTCCATGCCATAATTGCATTTTTAGGGTAGTCATTAAATACACTTGCAGAACAAATAATTGACCAAGATTCTATTTAATGAAAATGACCAAAACTTTGATCTGAAAATTCAATTTTAAGACACCCTCTAATGTACATACATGTTGCTACGAAATCATCAAAACCTAAACGGACTCCGTAGTAATTCATTCCATTTAAATTGTATTGCTGATCTTCAATTTTATAAACAGCATAATCCATTAAGATTTCTCTACTTACACTAAGAGTTGGGGGTATTATTGATCTAGCATTGATATAAACAGAATCATTCAAAATTGGTAATTCACCTTCATTACCTCCACTCATTACTCGAAGCTTATTTTCCTTATCTTTTCTTAGAAAGAGAAAGACTTTTTGTCCCTTTTTATATTCTTTCCACCTTGAAGCACAATCCCAATCTCTAAATTTTTTAATCCAAAGGTCTCCATCTATTCCTGTTAAACTACCTTCTATAGTAACTTTAAAATCACTTTCTCTAATCTCAGAAATTGTCCCCCAAACAATCTCATCGGCATTTTGTATCATTTCAAATAGCCTATTCGGAGTATACTTAGCGAAACATATACTTTGGCTAAAGAATAGAAGTAAAAAAATTAGATGTACTCGTTTCATTTCATGAGAGATAACGACTCGGGCATGGTATCGCAGGCAGGTTGCGTCGCATAGCTGCCTGTGGAATATGCCCCTTGTTGTAGCTTGTTTTACCATTTACTTATTATTTCTTTGATTACACCTCTTTCTGAGTTTTTGAATACTAATTCGATAGAATTTTCTCGATTAAATCTGTCATCTATTAATCTCGGTAATTCCTGTGCTTCAAAGAATTTTTGTATTTCCGATGAGCGTAAATTTTGCTTAAAATTTGGAGTGTCCCAAGGAATCCATTCACCATTTGAGACTTTGGATTCTGAAGGCAAAAAGACCTCTATCTTTTTAAAGCTAGCCTTGATTTCATAACTATCATTTCTTCTGTTAAATCCAAAGTAATCAGTGAAATCATTCGATCTATGATTATTAACAATCAGCCTTCCAATGATGTTTTCACCGTGATAGAATCCTCCGTTCCATTGGATCTTCGAAATACCCGACAAGAGTAAATAAGAATAGTCAATTTTAAATCCAACTTTTATTTCAAATGGGTTTTGATCACTAATTTGAGAATTCAAGTATGGAATAAGAAGGTCATCGCCACTTAAATAGGCATTCATGGAGTATGTTTCAGAAGTGTTGAATGCGTACTCGTAGTTTTTGAAGTCTATTAGTTTATTTCTATTCATTACTTAACAATGAGCTACAACGACCCGGGCATGGTATCGCAGGCAGATAGCGTCGCATGCTGCCTGTGGGCTATGCCCCTTGTTAGCTTGATTTTATTTTTCCAATTTCTTAGCGTCTGTAAAAACTCTTCTCCAACTTTCTTCAATTTTATGATCTCGAAATTTCAAGACTGTCAAAGAGCTATCAAAACAAATTATTTCGATTTCAGAATTAGAATAAAAGAATTCGTCAGGGTGTGACCAAATTCTCGAATTACCATCAGCAAAAGGTAAATCTTCCTCTCTTATATAGTTTAATCTATTTGTCATTCCACAAAAAATTCCCCAATTAAACTGAATATTATGTCCTTCTAAAATATCTAAAAGTTCATGTCCATCAAATTGAAAAAAGTCTGAATCAAGATTAATCTTGTTTGTGAATTTTGAGTCTGAAGAATCTAAAATCAAATAGTCTTGTTCAGCTACGAGCCAATTTAATGACTTAAATTTTTCTTTAAATGGACTTATCAGATTATTTAAATCCGAATGAAATTCTACTTGATTTGTATTTTCTAGAATTAATGCCATTTATTTTATTCAAGCTAACGACCCAGGCATGGTGTCGCAGGCAGATTGCATCGCATACTGCCTGTGGACTATGCCCATTGTTGGGCACTGCTTTATTTTCTAAACTTAAAAAATCTACTAAAACCTTTCTTCGGAGTCTCCTGACAAAAATTCTTCCTATTAAAATCTATCACCTCTCTTCCATTATTCTTAATCAAAAGATCCATGAATGAATCGAATCCATTCTTTATCTTGTAGTTAAGTTCCTCCTTATACATTGGAAATAGACCATAGATATTAATCACCCCATTTGGTGAATTAATTGTTCCAAATTCTTCAGGTAAAGTCACAGTTGGTAAAACTATACAACCACAATACTCTGTATCAACTGAATATGGTATCATCCCCTCATCAGCTTGTAATGTATGCCCCATTCCAATCCACGTATCATAGAAATGTGGAAATTTGGCTGATTGTTTAATCATTGAAATAATCCAATCATTCTTAGTTTTACTTGGAT harbors:
- a CDS encoding suppressor of fused domain protein: MNFREKQQYQEHYELVEKHIEKYFKEANVRVFHEIPTLDIHLDVYHIQSNNLQFDVLLTSGMSSIEMNVDEILEDSVSYKFAELMVLIPKGIDFGDIYPSKTKNDWIISMIKQSAKFPHFYDTWIGMGHTLQADEGMIPYSVDTEYCGCIVLPTVTLPEEFGTINSPNGVINIYGLFPMYKEELNYKIKNGFDSFMDLLIKNNGREVIDFNRKNFCQETPKKGFSRFFKFRK